From Diospyros lotus cultivar Yz01 chromosome 4, ASM1463336v1, whole genome shotgun sequence, a single genomic window includes:
- the LOC127799947 gene encoding 2,3-bisphosphoglycerate-dependent phosphoglycerate mutase 1-like isoform X1, whose translation MTTALLHRPIRANGVSWGFAEDSGTCNVFWKFDVRFFSKRLRVNLGLLRQKALTSSQFKALPNHCLAVDPILSSQAANDPGKISNESTLILIRHGESFWNQQNLFSGCVDVPLTEKGIEEAIEAGKRISNLPIDIIFTSALVRAQMTAMLALTQHHCKKVPIIVHNESEQAKVWSKIHSDNTKKETIPVVKAWQLNERMYGELQGLNKQETAGRYGKEQVHEWRRSYGTCPPNGESLEICSRRAVVYFKEHIEPQLFSGKHVMVSAHANSLRAIIMHLDQLTSQEVISLELSNAIPMLYLFKEGRFMRRGSPLGSTEAGVYAYSSNLAVYREKLEEMSIEASKEED comes from the exons ATGACCACTGCTTTGCTACATCGACCCATTAGGGCTAATGGTGTGAGCTGGGGATTTGCTGAGGATTCCGGAACTTGTAATGTGTTTTGGAAATTTGACGTGAGATTCTTTTCAAAGCGATTAAGGGTCAACTTAGGGTTGTTGAGACAAAAAGCTCTTACCTCAAGCCAGTTCAAGGCATTACCAAATCATTGTCTAGCTGTAGACCCAATTTTGTCCTCACAGGCTGCCAATGATCCTGGGAAGATTTCAA ATGAATCTACACTGATCTTGATTAGACATGGTGAGTCATTTTGGAATCAGCAAAACCTGTTCTCTGGTTGTGTCGATGTGCCATTGACTGAGAAAGGCATAGAAGAAGCAATTGAAGCTGGAAAAAGAATTAGCAATTTACCTATTGACATTATTTTCACATCTGCACTGGTTCGTGCTCAAATGACTGCTATGCTGGCCCTCACCCAGCACCACTGCAAGAAG GTTCCAATTATAGTGCACAATGAGAGTGAACAGGCCAAAGTATGGAGTAAAATTCATAGTGACAATACCAAGAAGGAAACAATTCCAGTTGTGAAAGCTTGGCAATTGAATGAAagaat GTATGGGGAGTTACAGGgccttaataagcaagaaacaGCTGGAAGGTATGGAAAAGAGCAAGTTCATGAATGGCGTAGAAGTTATGGTACTTGTCCCCCAAATGGGGAAAGTTTGGAAATTTGTTCTCGAAGAGCTGTTGTTTATTTCAAAGAGCAT ATTGAACCCCAACTTTTCTCAGGAAAGCATGTGATGGTTTCTGCCCATGCAAATTCACTGAGAGCCATTATTATGCATCTTGATCAATTAACATCTCAAGAG GTTATTAGCTTAGAGCTATCAAATGCAATACCAATGCTCTACTTATTTAAAGAGGGAAGATTTATGAGGAGAGGAAGTCCTTTAGGATCAACAGAGGCTGGTGTATATGCTTATTCCTCG AATTTGGCAGTTTATAGAGAAAAGTTGGAGGAAATGTCCATTGAAGCATCAAAAGAAGAG GACTAA
- the LOC127799947 gene encoding 2,3-bisphosphoglycerate-dependent phosphoglycerate mutase 1-like isoform X2 has protein sequence MTTALLHRPIRANGVSWGFAEDSGTCNVFWKFDVRFFSKRLRVNLGLLRQKALTSSQFKALPNHCLAVDPILSSQAANDPGKISNESTLILIRHGESFWNQQNLFSGCVDVPLTEKGIEEAIEAGKRISNLPIDIIFTSALVRAQMTAMLALTQHHCKKVPIIVHNESEQAKVWSKIHSDNTKKETIPVVKAWQLNERMYGELQGLNKQETAGRYGKEQVHEWRRSYGTCPPNGESLEICSRRAVVYFKEHVISLELSNAIPMLYLFKEGRFMRRGSPLGSTEAGVYAYSSNLAVYREKLEEMSIEASKEED, from the exons ATGACCACTGCTTTGCTACATCGACCCATTAGGGCTAATGGTGTGAGCTGGGGATTTGCTGAGGATTCCGGAACTTGTAATGTGTTTTGGAAATTTGACGTGAGATTCTTTTCAAAGCGATTAAGGGTCAACTTAGGGTTGTTGAGACAAAAAGCTCTTACCTCAAGCCAGTTCAAGGCATTACCAAATCATTGTCTAGCTGTAGACCCAATTTTGTCCTCACAGGCTGCCAATGATCCTGGGAAGATTTCAA ATGAATCTACACTGATCTTGATTAGACATGGTGAGTCATTTTGGAATCAGCAAAACCTGTTCTCTGGTTGTGTCGATGTGCCATTGACTGAGAAAGGCATAGAAGAAGCAATTGAAGCTGGAAAAAGAATTAGCAATTTACCTATTGACATTATTTTCACATCTGCACTGGTTCGTGCTCAAATGACTGCTATGCTGGCCCTCACCCAGCACCACTGCAAGAAG GTTCCAATTATAGTGCACAATGAGAGTGAACAGGCCAAAGTATGGAGTAAAATTCATAGTGACAATACCAAGAAGGAAACAATTCCAGTTGTGAAAGCTTGGCAATTGAATGAAagaat GTATGGGGAGTTACAGGgccttaataagcaagaaacaGCTGGAAGGTATGGAAAAGAGCAAGTTCATGAATGGCGTAGAAGTTATGGTACTTGTCCCCCAAATGGGGAAAGTTTGGAAATTTGTTCTCGAAGAGCTGTTGTTTATTTCAAAGAGCAT GTTATTAGCTTAGAGCTATCAAATGCAATACCAATGCTCTACTTATTTAAAGAGGGAAGATTTATGAGGAGAGGAAGTCCTTTAGGATCAACAGAGGCTGGTGTATATGCTTATTCCTCG AATTTGGCAGTTTATAGAGAAAAGTTGGAGGAAATGTCCATTGAAGCATCAAAAGAAGAG GACTAA